In the genome of Pseudorca crassidens isolate mPseCra1 chromosome 14, mPseCra1.hap1, whole genome shotgun sequence, one region contains:
- the OTOF gene encoding otoferlin isoform X1: protein MVLQKVVEEKHVEVTDMLIDDNNAIIQTSLCVEVRYQATDGTVGSWDDEDFLGDEPLHEEEKDSQETDGLLPGSRPSSRQPGEKSFRRAGRSVFSAMKLGKNRHHKDEHQRQDEPAVLEMDDLDRLAIRLADGLDPDSVSLASVTALTTNVSNKRSKPDIKMEPSAGRPMDYQVSITVIEARQLVGLNVDPVVCVEVGDDKKYTSMKESTNCPYYNEYFVFDFHVPPDVMFDKIIKISVIHSKNLLRSGTLVGSFKMDVGTVYSQPEHQFHHKWAILSDPDDISAGLKGYVKCDIAVVGKGDNIKTPHKANETEEEDIEGNLLLPEGVPSERQWARFYVKIYRAEGLPRMNTSLMANMKKAFIGENKDLVDPYVQVFFAGQKGKTSVQKSSYEPLWNEQVVFTDLFPPLCKRMKVQIRDSDKVNDVAIGTHFIDLRKISNDGDKGFLPTLGPAWVNMYGSTRNYTLLDEHQDLNEGLGEGVSFRARLMLGLAVEILDTSNPELTSSTEVQVEPATPVSESCVGKMEEFFLFGALLEASMIDRKNGDKPITFEVTIGNYGNEVDGLSRPQRPRPRPQKEPGDEEEVDLIQKSSDDETEDGGDLASVSSSPPMRPQITDRNYFYLPYLERKPCIYIKSWWPDQRRRLYNANIIDHIADKLEEGLNDVQEMIKTEKSYPERRLRGVLEELSCGCHRFLSLADKDQGHWSCTRLDRERLKSCMRELESMGQQAKTLRAQVKRHTVRDKLRLCQSFLHKLRFLADEPQHSIPDVFIWMMSNNKRIAYARVPSKDLLFSIVEDELGKDCAKVKTLFLKLPGKRGFGSAGWTVQAKLELYLWLGLSKQRKDFLCGLPCGFEEVKAAQGAGLHAVPPISLVYTKKQAFQLRAHMYQARSLFAADSSGLSDPFARVFFINQSQCTEVLNETLCPTWDQMLVFDNLELYGEAHELRDDPPIIVIEIYDQDSMGKTDFIGRTFAKPLVKMADEAYCPPRFPPQLEYYQIYRGNATAGDLLAAFELLQIGPAGKADLPPINGPVDMDRGPIMPVPMGIRPVLSKYRIEVLFWGLRDLKRVNLAQVDRPRVDVECAGKGVQSSLIHNYKKNPNFSTLVKCFEVDLPENELLHPPLNIRVVDCRAFGRYTLVGSHTVSSLRRFIYRPPDHSAPTWNASGEVVVNMEPEVPVKKLETVVKLDAASDAVIKVDVVSADEEKERKKKKGSSEEPEEEEPDESMLDWWSKYFASIDTMKEQLQQQEASGIDLEEKEEMDNTEGLKGLMKGKEKSRAAKEEKKKRTQSPGQGSEAPEKKKPKIDELKVYPKELESEFDSFEDWLHTFNLLRGKTGDNEDGATEEERIVGRFKGSLCVYKVPLPEDVSREAGYDPTYGMFQGIPSNDPINVLVRVYVVRATDLHPADINGKADPYIAIRLGKTDIRDKENYISKQLNPIFGKSFDIEASFPMESLLTVAVYDWDLVGTDDLIGETKIDLENRFYSKHRATCGIAQTYSTHGYNIWRDPMKPSQILTRLCKEGKVDGPHFGPPGRVKVSNRVFTGPSEIEDENGQRKPTEEHVALLALRYWEDIPRVGCRLVPEHVETRPLLNPDKPGIEQGRLELWVDMFPMNMPAPGTPLDISPRKPKKYELRVIVWNTDEVVLEDDDFFTGEKSSDIFVRGWLKGQQEDKQDTDVHYHSLTGEGNFNWRYLFPFDYLAAEEKIVISKKESMFSWDETEYKIPARLTLQIWDADHFSADDFLGAIELDLNRFPRGAKTAKQCSMEMATGEVDVPLASIFKQKRIKGWWPLLARNENDEFELTGKVEAELHLLTAEEAEKNPVGLARNEPDPLEKPNRPDTAFVWFLNPLKSIKYLICTRYKWLIIKIVLALLALLMLALFFYSLPGYMVKKLLGA from the exons GTCAGCATCACGGTGATCGAGGCCCGGCAGCTGGTGGGCTTGAACGTGGACCCCGTGGTTTGCGTGGAGGTGGGCGACGACAAGAAGTACACCTCCATGAAGGAGTCCACTAACTGCCCCTACTACAACGAG TACTTCGTCTTCGACTTCCATGTCCCTCCTGACGTCATGTTTGACAAGATCATCAAGATCTCG GTGATTCACTCCAAGAACCTGCTGCGCAGTGGCACCCTGGTGGGCTCCTTCAAAATGGACGTGGGGACCGTGTACTCCCAGCCGG AGCACCAGTTCCACCACAAGTGGGCCATCCTGTCGGACCCCGACGACATCTCCGCGGGGCTGAAGGGCTACGTGAAGTGTGACATCGCCGTGGTGGGCAAGGGGGACAACATCAAGACGCCCCACAAGGCCAACGAGACGGAAGAGGAAGACATTGAGGG GAACTTGCTGCTCCCCGAGGGCGTGCCCTCCGAACGCCAGTGGGCCCGGTTCTATGTGAAGATTTACCGAGCAGAGGGGCTGCCCCGCATGAACACAAGCCTCATGGCCAACATGAAGAAGGCTTTCATCGGTGAGAACAAGGACCTGGTCGACCCCTACGTGCAAGTCTTCTTTGCCGGCCAGAAG GGCAAGACTTCAGTGCAGAAAAGCAGCTATGAGCCACTGTGGAATGAGCAGGTGGTCTTTACAGACCTGTTCCCCCCGCTCTGCAAGCGCATGAAGGTACAGATCCGGGACTCAGACAAGGTAAACGACGTGGCCATCGGCACCCACTTCATTGACCTGCGCAAGATTTCCAACGACGGAGACAAAG GCTTCCTGCCCACGCTGGGCCCCGCCTGGGTGAACATGTATGGCTCCACGCGCAACTACACGCTGCTGGACGAGCACCAGGACCTGAatgagggcctgggggagggcgtGTCCTTCCGCGCCCGCCTCATGCTGGGCCTGGCGGTGGAGATCCTGGACACTTCCAACCCTGAGCTCACCAGCTCCACGGAGGTGCAGGTGGAACCGGCCACACCCGTCTCCGAG AGCTGCGTGGGGAAAATGGAAGAATTCTTTCTATTTGGAGCCCTGCTGGAGGCCTCAATGATCGACCGGAAAAATGGAGACAAGCCCATCACCTTTGAGGTCACCATAG GCAACTATGGGAACGAAGTCGATGGCCTGTCTCGGCCCCAGCGGCCTCGGCCTCGGCCTCAGAAGGAGCCTGGGGACGAGGAGGAAGTGGATCTGATCCAGAAGTCGAGTGACGACGAGACTGAGGACGGTGGGGAcctggcctcagtctcctccagcCCACCCATGCGGCCCCAGATCACCGACAG GAACTACTTCTATCTGCCCTACTTGGAGCGCAAGCCCTGCATCTACATCAAGAGCTGGTGGCCGGACCAGCGCCGCCGCCTCTACAATGCCAACATCATAGACCACATCGCAGACAAGCTG GAAGAAGGCCTGAATGATGTGCAGGAGATGATCAAAACGGAAAAGTCCTACCCTGAGCGTCGACTGCGGGGCGTCCTGGAGGAGCTGAGCTGTGGCTGCCA CCGTTTCCTCTCCCTCGCGGACAAGGACCAGGGCCACTGGTCCTGCACTAGGCTGGACCGGGAGCGCCTCAAATCCTGCATGCGGGAGCTG GAGAGCATGGGGCAGCAGGCCAAGACCCTGCGGGCACAGGTGAAGCGGCACACAGTGCGGGACAAGCTGAGGCTGTGCCAGAGCTTCCTGCACAAGCTGCGCTTCCTGGCAGACGAG cctcagcACAGCATCCCCGACGTCTTCATCTGGATGATGAGCAACAACAAGCGCATCGCCTACGCCCGGGTGCCCTCCAAGGACCTGCTCTTCTCCATCGTGGAGGACGAGCTGGGCAAGGACTGCGCCAAGGTCAAGACACTCTTCCTCAAG CTGCCAGGGAAGCGGGGCTTCGGCTCGGCCGGCTGGACGGTGCAGGCCAAGCTGGAGCTCTACCTGTGGCTGGGCCTCAGCAAGCAGCGCAAGGACTTTCTGTGCGGCCTGCCCTGCGGCTTCGAGGAGGTCAAGGCGGCCCAGGGCGCGGGCCTGCACGCCGTCCCACCCATCAGCCTGGTCTACACCA AGAAGCAGGCCTTCCAGCTCCGCGCCCACATGTACCAGGCGCGCAGCCTCTTTGCCGCCGACAGCAGCGGTCTCTCGGACCCCTTCGCCCGTGTCTTCTTCATCAACCAGAGTCAGTGCACAGAG GTGCTGAATGAGACCCTGTGCCCCACCTGGGACCAGATGCTGGTGTTCGACAACCTGGAGCTCTATGGCGAAGCTCATGAGTTGCGGGACGACCCCCCCATCATTGTTATCGAAATCTACGACCAGGACAGCATG GGCAAAACCGACTTCATAGGCCGGACCTTTGCCAAGCCCCTGGTGAAGATGGCCGACGAGGCATACTGCCCGCCGCGCTTCCCGCCCCAGCTCGAGTACTACCAGATCTACCGCGGCAACGCCACGGCCGGGGACCTGCTGGCCGCCTTCGAGCTGCTGCAG ATTGGACCAGCAGGGAAGGCCGACCTGCCGCCCATCAATGGCCCAGTGGACATGGACCGAGGCCCCATCATGCCTGTGCCTATGGGCATCCGGCCCGTGCTCAGCAAGTACCGGATAGAG GTGCTGTTCTGGGGTCTGCGGGACCTGAAACGGGTGAACCTGGCCCAGGTGGACCGGCCGCGGGTAGACGTCGAGTGCGCGGGGAAGGGGGTGCAGTCGTCCCTGATCCACAATTACAAGAAGAACCCCAACTTCAGCACCCTCGTCAAGTGCTTTGAAGTG gaccTCCCGGAGAACGAGCTCCTGCACCCGCCCTTGAACATCCGCGTGGTGGACTGCCGGGCCTTCGGCCGCTACACCCTGGTCGGCTCCCACACCGTCAGCTCCCTGAGGCGCTTCATCTACCGGCCCCCGGACCACTCGGCCCCCACCTGGAACGCCTCGG GGGAGGTCGTGGTGAACATGGAGCCGGAGGTGCCTGTCAAGAAGCTGGAGACTGTGGTGAAGCTGGATGCG GCTTCTGATGCCGTCATCAAGGTGGATGTGGTGAGT GCTGatgaggagaaagagaggaagaagaagaagggcagCTCGGAAGAACCAGAGGAGGAGGAGCCTGACGAGAGCATGCTGGACTGGTGGTCCAAGTACTTTGCCTCCATCGATACCATGAAAGAG CAACTTCAACAGCAAGAGGCCTCAGGAATTGAtttggaggagaaggaggagatggACAACACTGAGG GCCTGAAGGGGCTGATGAAGGGCAAGGAGAAGTCAAGGGCTgcaaaggaggagaagaagaagagaaccCAGAGCCCAGGCCAAGGGTCTGAGGCCCCTGAGAAGAAGAAACCCAAGATTGATGAACTCAAG GTGTACCCCAAGGAGCTGGAGTCAGAGTTCGACAGCTTCGAGGACTGGCTGCACACGTTCAACCTGCTTCGGGGCAAGACGGGGGACAACGAGGACGGCGCAACTGAGGAGGAGCGCATCGTGGGGCGCTTCAAG GGCTCCCTCTGCGTATACAAAGTGCCACTCCCAGAGGACGTGTCCCGGGAAGCCGGCTATGACCCCACCTATGGCATGTTCCAGGGCATCCCCAGCAACGACCCCATCAACGTGCTGGTCCGGGTCTACGTGGTCCGG GCCACGGACCTGCACCCCGCAGACATCAATGGCAAAGCCGACCCCTACATCGCCATCCGGCTAGGCAAGACTGACATCCGTGACAAGGAGAACTACATCTCCAAGCAGCTCAACCCCATCTTTGGGAA GTCCTTTGACATCGAGGCCTCCTTCCCCATGGAATCCTTGCTGACGGTAGCCGTATACGACTGGGATCTGGTAGGCACCGATGACCTCATTGGGGAAACCAAGATCGACCTGGAGAACCGCTTCTACAGCAAGCACCGCGCCACCTGTGGCATCGCGCAGACCTACTCCAC ACACGGCTACAATATCTGGCGGGACCCCATGAAGCCCAGCCAGATCCTGACCCGCCTCTGCAAGGAGGGCAAAGTGGACGGCCCCCACTTCGGGCCCCCTGGGAGAGTGAAGGTGTCCAACCGCGTCTTCACAGGGCCCTCCGAGATCGAGGACGAGAACG GGCAGAGGAAGCCCACGGAAGAGCACGTGGCACTGTTGGCCCTGAGGTACTGGGAGGACATCCCCCGCGTGGGCTGCCGCCTGGTGCCGGAACACGTGGAGACGCGGCCGCTGCTCAACCCTGACAAGCCAGGCATAGAGCAG GGCCGCCTGGAGCTGTGGGTGGACATGTTTCCCATGAACATGCCAGCCCCTGGAACGCCTCTGGACATCTCTCCCCGGAAGCCCAAAAA gtACGAGCTGCGGGTCATCGTGTGGAACACAGATGAGGTGGTCCTGGAGGATGATGACTTTTTCACCGGGGAGAAGTCCAGTGACATTTTCGTGCGGGG GTGGCTGAAGGGCCAGCAGGAGGACAAGCAGGACACGGACGTCCACTACCACTCCCTCACGGGCGAGGGCAACTTCAACTGGCGCTACCTGTTCCCCTTCGACTACCTGGCTGCCGAGGAAAAGATTGTCATCTCCAAGAAGGAGTCCATGTTCTCCTGGGACGAGACTGAATACAAAATCCCCGCGCGGCTCACCCTGCAGATCTGGGACGCCGACCACTTCTCCGCCGACGACTTCCTGG GGGCCATCGAGCTGGACCTGAACCGGTTCCCACGGGGCGCAAAGACGGCCAAGCAGTGCAGCATGGAGATGGCCACGGGGGAGGTGGACGTGCCCCTGGCTTCCATCTTCAAGCAGAAGCGCATCAAAGGCTGGTGGCCCCTCCTGGCCCGCAATGAGAATGATGAGTTTGAGCTCACG GGCAAGGTGGAGGCAGAGTTGCATCTACTCACTGCCGAGGAGGCAGAGAAGAATCCAGTGGGCCTGGCCCGCAATGAACCTGACCCCCTGGAGAAACCCAA ccggCCCGACACGGCCTTTGTCTGGTTCCTCAACCCCCTCAAGTCCATCAAGTACCTGATCTGCACGCGGTACAAGTGGCTCATCATCAAGATCGTGCTGGCGCTGCTGGCGCTGCTCATGCTGGCCCTCTTCTTCTACAGCCTCCCCGGCTACATGGTCAAGAAGCTCCTGGGGGCGTGA